CGCGGGCCTGTCGGTCGCGGAGGCACACGAGCAGGTTGTTCGCAAGGCCGAAGACGAAGCGAGGCATGAGCTTACCCGCAAGTACTGGGAGCTGGAACAGCAGTACAGGGATGAAGCGGACGCCAATGCCCGCAAATACGTGGTAATGGCCATAGAGCGCCTGGCCGCTGACGTTGTTGCTGAGTCCACAGTCACCACCGTTCCCCTGCCCAATGATGAGATGAAGGGTCGTCTCATCGGCCGTGAAGGACGGAACATTCGCGCCCTGGAACAGGCCACCGGCGTCGACCTCATCGTCGACGACACGCCGGAAGCGGTCACGCTTTCGTGCTTCGATCCCATCCGGCGCGAGATCGCTCGTCTCGCGTTGACCAAGTTGATTGTCGATGGCCGCATCCACCCGGCCAGGGTCGAGGAGATGGTGGAGAAGGCCCGCCAGGAGATGGACAAGACCCTCCGCGAGGCGGGCGAGCAAGCCGTGTTTGAGGCCGGTGTGCGCGGGCTGCACCCAGAGCTCATCAAGCTGCTGGGGCACCTGCGGTTCCGCACCAGCTACGGCAGCAACGTGCTCAAGGAGAGCGTCCTCGCCTCCCGCGTCGCCGCGATGCTCGCCGCCGAGGTCGGCGCCAACGTCGAGGTCTGCAAGGCCGGCGCCCTGCTCCACGACATCGGCAAGACGCTCACGCACGAGATTGAGGGGCCCCACGCCGACATCGGCGGAGAGGTCGCCGAGAAGTACGGCGTGCCCGAGCCCATCCGCCGCGCCATCGAGGAGCACCACGACCACGACAAGACTACGGTCGAGGCCTTTATCGTCTCCGCCGCGGACGCCATCACCTCCTCTCGCCCCGGCGCCCGCAGCGACACCGTCGAGGCCTACATCAAGCGCCTCCAGGACCTGGAAGAGGTCGCCAAGGGCTTCCAGGGCGTCGAGAAGGTCTTCGCCATCCAGGCCGGCCGCGAGGTCCGCGTCATGGTCAAGCCCGAGCAGATCGGCGACGACGAAGCCGCCGTCCTCTCCCGCGACATCGCGCGCAAGGTCCAGGAGTCCCTCGTCTACCCCGGCCAGATCAAGGTCATGGTCGTCAGAGAAACCAGAAACGTAGAATACGCTAAGTAGCCCAGAAGGCCCCGCCCACAGCGGCGGGGCCTTCTGCTACCCAGTTACCAGCGTCGTCACCCCGGCGGAGGCCGGGGTCCAGAGGGGCGGGGCAGCAGGGCGTCCTCTCGCCCAGCCACCAGCGCCTCCACCCCGGCGAAAGCCGGGGTCCAGAGGTGCGGGGCAGCGGGGCGTCCCCGCAGCACCCACAACAAAGGAGAACCCGTGTCCGCGCTCATAGACCTCCACATGCACACCACCTTCTCAGACGGCACCCTGTCGCCGGCGGAGCTCGTGCGCGTCCTCGCCGCCACCACCCTCCGCCTCGTCGCCATCACCGACCACGACTCCCTCGACGGCATCGCCGAGGCCAAGCGCGAGCTCGCCAACCACCCCAACCTCACCCTCATCCCCGGCATCGAGCTCTCCTCCGACGACGGCGCCAGCGAGGTCCACGTCCTCGGCTACCACCTCGACGAGAACGACCCCGAGCTCCACGAGGTCCTCGCCGCCTTCCACCGCAACCGCGAGGGCCGTGGCGAGCTCATGGTCGCCCGCCTGAACGAAATGGGATTCGACATCACGTGGGAACGCGTCGTTGAGATCTCCCAGGGCGGCGTCATCGCCCGCCCCCACATCGCCCGGGCCCTCATGGAGAAGGGCTACGTCTCGGAGATGAGCGAGGCCTTCGACAAGTACATCGGCCGCGGCATGCCCGCCCACATCGAGCGCGAGAAGATGACCCCGGAGGAGGCCGTCGCCCTCATCCGCCGCTTCGGTGGCGTGCCCGTCCTCGCGCACCCGACGTTCACGGTGGACCCGCCGGCCCTCGTCGCCTCCCTCGCCAAGGCCGGCCTCATCGGCATGGAGGTCTACTACAAGAACTACACCCCAGACGTCGTCGCCGATCTCAAATCCCTCGCCGACCGCCACAACCTCCTCGCCCTCGGCGGCAGCGACTACCACGCCAGCGGCCAGTCCGACGAGGTCCCCCCCGGCCAGGTAGGCCCCCCCGAAGAAAACGGCCAGCGCCTCCTCCAAATGGGCCCCCGATAACCGCCCCCCGTTCGCCCTGAGCCTGTCGAAGGGCCGCCCCTACATTACCGAAACCGCTCGTCCCTTAGACCCCTTCCGTCGCTGGCCCTTGGTTAGGACCCTGCTTCAACCACCGTGCCCATTCATTTACAACCAGCCGTAGCGCCTCTACAGGATCTCGCGCCTCCCCGCTCTCCATCTTCTTGCTGATGGCCTTGTTCATTTCGTGGATGCCCCACGCGACAACGATCGCTGCCGCCTTTTTTGCCAAGACGGGGGCCAAGGCCTTCACTGGCAACACGATAATCGGTAAATAGAACATTTCGGTCTCCTTTCTACTACCGCCTACACCAAATGCTCCGGCGCCTCGGGTTCTCTACTGGCACGCAGGGCGGCGTCGTACTCCGCCTTGATGCGCTCGTACCGCTCTTTGCGCCGCTGCTCAATCAGTCTGCGCACCTCGTATATGTAGCCCAGCCATGCCCGCCTGTATTCCCGCTGACCGCGGTCCCAAGCGTCATGTCTAGCTGATGAAACCAAAGACCGCGGTGCCACCGCCTTCGTCAACTGAGCTTCATAGTCAGTTAAGTGCCCCACAAAGCCTATGCTGCCGTTCTGTAGGCTCCACACACCGACGTACAAATCCAGCGGATTCCCTTCCTCCCGGAGCGCATCCATATCCTCAACGCAATCGGACCAGTCCTCAGGCGTGACGTTTCTAACCCAAGTGGCCGCATCGTCCCAAGCCAGCCCCTCCCAGTCCGGCTCCGGCGGCATCCCTGTTTCCTGTTCGAGCCTGCCAATTGGTGCGTCCATGCTGTCGGTTCGGACTCGCTCCTTCACACGCTGCTCCTCTTTGATGCGATCCTGCAGGGCCTCCCGGAAGAACTGCGAGACATTGACCGAGGGGAAAGCCTCCTTCACCTGTTTCAAGAGTTCGTTGGGCACGTTTATGCCTATCCGCATGGAATTCTCCTGTATGTTGTATGTTAAGCATACTTAATTTTTCTTGTATGTCAAGAGGTTTCGGTCTTTCCCGTGTCCCGTGCTATGCTCGCTCCGAATCCCCCACCACGCGGCAGTCTCCTTGACATGAGAAGCGGCCGTCACCATGCTGCCCTTATGAGGACAACAATCAACATAGACAACGACATCGCTGACGCCCTGAAGGAGCAGGCCCGCCTGCAGGACCGCCCCTTCAAGCAGGTAGTCAACGACGCCCTCCGCAGAGGCCTCTCGCAGGCAGTGGAGGAAGAACGGCCTGTTTTCCGAGTAAAGCCGTTGCCGGGAGGATTCCAGCCCGGCATTGACCCGCTCAAGCTGAATCAGCTCAACGAAGAGCTGCAAACCCAGGAGTTTATCGAGAAGAACTCCAAATGATCATCCCGGACCTGAACCTCTTGGTGTTTTCATACAGCCCGGAAATCAACAACGACAACGGCCAGCACACCTACGCCCTCACCTACGAATTCGCATGAAAGCGTAGTGCCCCCCCTACACCCACCCCGCGCGCCCCAGCGCCTCCCGCGCCACGTCGCCAACCGAGCGCCCCGGCCCGTTGTCCACCACAAAGTCCTCGACTCCCGCCCGCGCCAGAATCCCGTCCAGCTCCGCCGCACGAGCCAGCGCCGCGTCGAGAAACATCCCCGGCTCCCGCACCCGAAGCCGCTCGTGCATCAGCCACACCGGCGCCGTCAACCGGCACACGACGATCTCCGCCCCCGGCACCGCCGCCCGGTAGTCGTCGAGCTCCCCAAGGCCCTCGACCACCCGCGCGACGATCAGCCGCTCCGCCCCCGCCGCGGCATAGTTCGGCCACACGGCGGCGAGGTTGGCAAAGGCGAGGCGCTCCCCGTGAGGGTCCTCTCGTGGATGCATGACGGCCAGCGCGTCGAGGTCGATGGCCGCGTGGGGGATCCCTGCCTCCGTCAGCAGGTCGGTGGCCTCATTGAGGACGGTCGTCTTTCCCGTTCCCAACGACCCGGAGATGATGAGAAGCGGTACGGGAGGAGGTGTCATCACGTCAAAACCCTATTGGGAAACCGCGCCATTCCGCCTGCACCCAACCCCTGACCCTCGCGGCGGCTCACGCCCCAGCTAAAAACCCTCGCGGCATCGAGTGCAGTACCACCGCAGGTTGTGGTCCGGCACATGCCCCGCGTTCACGACCACGTTGCGATTGCTCTCGCACTTCTGGCAGTACGGCATCGTGACCTCCGGCTGCCGTCGCGACCCCTGCTGCATGGAGCGCATGACCATGCGCACCAGCAGGTACACGGCGAGGCCTACCAGTATCAGAATCCCTAAGCGCAGCAAATGCCAACCTCCGGCTGCCGATGATACCCCATGCGTGCCTGCACTTCACGCCCTATGGCATGCACGGGTGGCTGCCCCATCTCTACCGCTTGTCCAGTTTCAGCAGGGCCAGGAACGCCTCCTGCGGCACCTCCACCTGACCCACCATCTTCATCCGCTTCTTGCCCTCGGCCTGCTTCTCCAGCAGCTTCCGCTTCCGCGTCACGTCCCCGCCGTAGCACTTCGCCAGCACGTTCTTCCGCATCGCCCGCACCGTCTCCCGCGCGATGATCCGGCTCCCGACCGCCGCCTGCACCGCGACCTCGTACAGCTGCCGCGGGATCAGCCGCCGCAGCTCGTCCACCAGCGCCCGACCCGCCACGTACGCGTGGTCCCGGTGCACGATGAAGCACAGCGCGTCCACCGGCTTGCTGTTCAGCATGATGTCCAGCTTCACCAGCGGCCCCGCCCGGTACCCGATGAACGTGTAGTCCAGCGACGCGTACCCCTGTGACCGCGACTTGATCCGGTCGTAGAACTCCGCCAGCAGCTCCGCCAGCGGCAGCTCGAACTGCAGCAGCACCCGCGCGTCGTACATCGGGTTGCCGCCGTCCGCCGTCGGCATCGCCGCCGCGATGTACTCCATGCTCTTGAACGTGCCCCGGTTGCCCGTGAACAGCTCCATCATCGCGCCCACGTACCGTGACGGCGTGATGATCGTCATCTCCAGCCACGGCTCCTGCGCCTCCATGTACTGCCCCGGCGCCGGCATCATCGATGGGTTCGCCACCGTGATCTCCTCGCCGTTCGGCATCACCACCCGGTACGCCACCCCCGGCGACGTCGCGATCAGGTCCAGCCCGTACTCCCGCTCCAGCCGCTCCTGCACAATCTCCATGTGCAGCGGCCCCAGGAACCCGCACCGGAACCCGAACCCCAGCGCCGGGCTGCTCTCCGGCTCGTAGTTCAGCGCCGCGTCGTTCAGCTGCAGCTTCTGGAGCGCCTCCCGCAGGTGCTCGAACGATTCCCCGTCCGACGGGTACAGCCCCGCGAAGACCATGAGCTTCTGCGGCTCGTACCCCGGCAGCGGCGCCACGTTCGACCGCTCGTCCAGCGCGACCGTGTCCCCCACGCGGCTGTCGCCCACGTTCTTGAACCCCGTCGCGATGTACCCCACCTGCCCTGCGCCCAGTTCGTCAACGGCCGTCAGCTCCGGGCGGAACACCCCCACCTCGACGGCCTCCGTCACCGTCTGCGCGCCCAGCATCCGGATGCGGTCCCCCCGCTTCACCTTGCCGTCCACGACCCGCACGTACCCGATCACGCCCTTGTACGAGTCGTACTCCGAGTCGAAGATCAGCGCCCGCAGCGGCGCGTCCTCCTCCTCCACCGGCGGCGGCACCCGCTCGACGACCGCAGCCAGCAGGTCCTCGACGCCCGTCCCGTCTTTCGCCGAGCAGTAGACCAGCTCCTCCCGCTCGAACCCGAAGACCTGCACCATCTCCTCGGCCACGCGCTCCGGCTCCGCCGAGGGCAGGTCGATCTTGTTGATGACGGGGATGATGTGCAGGTCGTGCCCCAGCGCCAGGTACGCGTTCGCCAGCGTCTGCGCCTGCGCCCCCTGCGACGCGTCGACCACCAGCAGCGCGCCCTCGCACGCCGCCAGCGCCCGCGACACCTCGTACCCGAAGTCCACGTGCCCCGGCGTGTCGATGAGGTTCAGCTGGTACTCCACCCCGTCCGAGTGGGTATGGCGCATCCGCACGGCCTTCCCCTTGATGGTGATGCCGCGTTCGCGCTCCAGGTCCATGGTGTCCAAAAACTGCGCCTGCATCTGCCGGGGGTCTACCGTACCCGTATGCTCCAGCAGCCGGTCCGCCAGCGTGGACTTCCCATGGTCAATATGCGCAATAATACAGAAGTTCCGAATGTGAGCAGTGTCCATACCCATCAATCGTAGCATACGAGGGGCTGGGCCGGGGGGGCGCCCCTTCCCCCGCTCGCGGGGGAAGGTTGGGATGGGGGTGTTCCCATCCCTCTGCCCTACCCCCATACCGGCGAATAGCCTGCCCCGTACCCCGATACGGGGCAGGTATCCAGGTGCAGGGGTGTGGCATACCCCTTCCCCTCATACCGGCGAATGCCGGTATCCAGAAATCTCCGTGTCCGCCCCCACCCCGCCGTAGGGGCGATTCGCGAATCCGAGCACCCTGAGGCTCTCAACGGGCCGTCCCGCCCACAGGCGGGAACCCCCCGCCGTTGACCTCCCCGCCCGCGGGTGCTAGCCTACGCCCGCCGCATGCGCACCGGGCCGGCGTGTGCCCGCCACTGCGCGAAAACATCGAAAACATGAGGAGTGACCGTACATGAAACGCAGCACAGACCGCATCCTCACCACCCACGCAGGCCGGCTGCCCAACCCCAGCAACATGGACGCCATCCGCCAGGCCCGCGCCGAGGGCGACCAGGCCAAGGCTGACGAGCTCGTGAAAGCCGGCGTCGTCGAGATGATCAACAAACAGGTCGATCTCAAGAACGACGTCCACAGCGACGGCGAGTTCTGGAAGGGCCGCGACCAGGCCTACTTCGACGCCCGCTCCACCGGCATCCCCTCCCGCCTCGCCGACCCCGAGGAGCCCATCACCATGCTCCACACCATGGCCGAGCGCCACAACGGCGACTTCAACGACTTCTACGCCATCTACGACCGCCTCGGCAACCTCCCGGTCCCCGGCACGGACAACCCCCGCGCCACCCATCGCTGGGTCGTCAGCGGCCCCATGGAGAGCAAGGGCAGCGCAGCCGCCGACCACGACGTCGCCCTCATCAAGGAGGCCGTCGAGTCCGCCGGCCACGACGTCGATGACTTCATCTTCCCCATCATCAGCCCCGGCTGGCTCGGCCACTCCCTCTGGAACGAGTACTACGCCACAGAGGAGGAGTACGTCTACGCCATGGCCGAGTTCTTCCGCCCCGAGTACGAGGCCGTCGCCAATGCCGGCTTCATCCTCCAGATTGACGACCCCGACCTCGTCGACGCCTTCTGCATGTTCTGGCCGCCCATCAGCATTGAGGAGTACCGCAAGTACGTCACCCTGCGCATAGACGCCCTCAACCACGCCCTCCGCAACGTGCCGGAGGAGTCCATCCGCTACCACACCTGCTGGGGAAGTTGGCACACGCCGCACGTCACGGACCTGCCCTTCCAGCACACCGCCGACATCATGCTGCGAGTGAAGGCCGCCGCCTACTCCGTCGAGGCCGCCGACGCCCAGCACGTCCTCGACTACAAGGTCTGGGACGACCTCAAGTTCCCCGACGGCAAGATCTACATCCCCGGCGTCGTCGCCCACAAGACCGGCACCGTCGAGCCCCCCGAGCTCGTCGCCGAGCGCATCATCACCTACGCCAACATCATGGGCCGGGAAAACGTCATCGCCGGCACAGACTGCGGCTACGGTGGCCGCAACTACGCGGAGATAGGCTGGGCCAAGATGAGGGCCATGGCGGCGGGCGCGGAGCTCGCCACCCGGAAGCTGTGGGGATAGCGGGCACCGCCCACCCCCTGAGCCCGTCGATGGGCCGGAGAGAACGGCGCCCAAAGGTAAACAACTGTTATGAAGGGAGGACACCGCAATGTTGAGTCTTGACCACACCATCGTACCGTCGAAGGATAAGATAGCCGGCGTGCAATTCATGTCGAAGATGCTGGGCGTCGAGTACACGGGCCAGTGGGGCCACTTCGCCCCCCTGAAGATCAACGACACCCTCAGCTTCGACTGGGACAACAAGGACGAGTTTGACGCCCGCCACTACGCCCTCCTCGCCTCCGACGAGGAGTTCGACGCCATCCTCGCCCGCGTCCAGGCCGAGGGCATCGCCTACGGCAGCGGCCCCCGCTCCCACGACGACATGGAAATCAACCACCGCCACACCGGCCGCGGCTTCTACTTCCAGGACCTGGACAAGCATCTCTGGGAAGTCATCACCCACACCTACGTAGACGACCCAGGCCCAGCCAGATAGCCAAAGGCCAGCAAGCGCCCCGCCCCCGCCATCGTCATTCCTGCGAAGGCAGGAATCCAGAGGGGCGGGAAGGGGAGGCAGTTCGCCCTGAGCCCGTTAAAGGGGCACACCTCCCTCGCCTCCATCCCGGCGAAAGCCGGGATCCAGGGTCCGGGCGGGGAATGCCTGCCGGGGAACCGGCAAGGACACAAGCCCCCTCCGCGTCATTCCCGCGAAAGCGGGAACTCAGGGCAGCGCGGAGGGGCTGTTTGCCCTGAGCCCGCCCCACCACCTCCATCCCGGCGAAAGCCGGGATCCAGGGGAGCGGGGAATGCCTTCCGAAGAACCGGCAAGGACACAAGCCCCTTCCGCGTCATTCCTGCGAAGGCAGGAATCCAGAGGGGCGAGGCGCGAAGGCCGAAAAGCCCGACCCAGCACCCAAAACACCAAGGAGGAACACAATGTCAGTCGAAGGCAAGGTCGTCGTCATCACCGGCGGCGCACGCGGCATGGGCCGCGAGATCGTCCGGGGCTTCATCCAGGAGGGCGCCAGGGTCGTCGCCACCGACGTCTCCTGGGTCCCCTCCGGCTACTCCAACGACACCGAGGACTTCTACGCCGAGATCAAGGACAACCCCAACGTCCTCGCTGCCACCATGGACATCACCTCCCAGGCCCATGTCGACCTCGCGTACAAGCAGACCATCGACAAGTTCGGCACCGTCGACGTCCTCATCTGCAACGGCGGCACCCGCCAGCGCGACCTCTACCTCGAGACCCACGGCAGCATCACCGTCCTCGAGACCGAGGTCGCCGACTGGCAGCGCATGTTCGACACCCACGTCTTCGGCAACCTCCGCGTCATCAAGCGCTTCATAGAGCCCATGATCGAGAAGGGCCGCGGCAGCATCATCACCTCCGCCTCCGGCCAGATCCTCAACGCCCACCCGGCCGCCACTGATGACCCCAACGCCCGCCCCGGCCTGCGCTTCGGCCTCAGCCGGGAGGGGCCCTACCAGCCCGCCAAGATGGCCCTCGGCGCCATGTGCCTCTACCTCGCAGAGGAGCTCCGCGGCACCAACATCGCCGTCAACGTCCTCCTCCCCGGCCACACCGCCACTACCGGCTCCGACGAGCAGGAGAAGGTCCGCAACGAGATCCGCCAGCGCCTCAGCCCCACCGGCGCCGCCTTCATCCCCCGACGCGTCCGCGCCGACAACGTCGTCCCCCTCGCCCTCCACCTCGCAGAGCAGGACGCCGAGGGCATCACCGGCCGCTGGATCGCCGCCATGGACTGGAACCAGGAAAACGGCTACGGCGGCTTCGAGACCTGGGGCGTCGCAGAAGACATAGCAGCCCTCCAGGCCGCCGGCCGCATGTAACCCCCACCGCACCGCAAGAGAAAAGGCCGTTCGCCCTGAGGGAAATCGAAGGGTGAACGGCCTTCTACATTCGTCTTCCCGGCGAAAGCATGCCCCGTACCCCGATACGGGGCCGGGATCCAGGGGTGCGAGGCGGGTGGGGCGGTCGAGGGGGTTGCCATACGGGACGCGCAAGGCCCGCCAACTCCGCATCATTCCCGCGAAGCTTGCCCCGTACCCCGATACGGGGGCGGGAATCCAGAGGGGCGGGGCGAGGTCAGGATGGGGGAGCCCCCACGCCTCAAATAACCCCCTGCCCCGGCAGCGTCAAATCAAGCTGTTCCAGCGCGTCCCCGTCTTCCGGGCGCCGCGTCGACTCGAAGCGGGCCAGCGGAATAGCCGGCATCGTCACCACGTGCACCCCCGCCATCACGCCCAGCTCCAGCGAGAACCGCGCGACGGCGTCATTGTCCGGCGCCTCGACGATGTAGATGAAGTCATACGACCCCAGCACCGCATACTGCCCCAGCACGTACGTCTGCGGCACCCGTATGGCATCCTGCGCCTCATGCACACTGCCGGGGTCGCGCATCATCTTCTCCCGCCCCTCCGGCGTCAGGGTCAGGAGCAGGATGTAGCTCGCCATCGTCGATATTCCTCCCGATGCTTCTCAGCGCCGACAACAGCATACCAGAACACGCGC
This sequence is a window from Chloroflexota bacterium. Protein-coding genes within it:
- the rny gene encoding ribonuclease Y; this encodes MVWIVILLLSVLAALGVGAMVTFWTRNAFLGKRLQESEQRSQKVLEDADRQKANMLLEAKEETLKARTAADQEIKERRGEVQQQERRLANREENLERRFSALEGRELGLTDREKALDTAYGEVEQLKQQQLVQLEATAGLSVAEAHEQVVRKAEDEARHELTRKYWELEQQYRDEADANARKYVVMAIERLAADVVAESTVTTVPLPNDEMKGRLIGREGRNIRALEQATGVDLIVDDTPEAVTLSCFDPIRREIARLALTKLIVDGRIHPARVEEMVEKARQEMDKTLREAGEQAVFEAGVRGLHPELIKLLGHLRFRTSYGSNVLKESVLASRVAAMLAAEVGANVEVCKAGALLHDIGKTLTHEIEGPHADIGGEVAEKYGVPEPIRRAIEEHHDHDKTTVEAFIVSAADAITSSRPGARSDTVEAYIKRLQDLEEVAKGFQGVEKVFAIQAGREVRVMVKPEQIGDDEAAVLSRDIARKVQESLVYPGQIKVMVVRETRNVEYAK
- a CDS encoding PHP domain-containing protein, translating into MSALIDLHMHTTFSDGTLSPAELVRVLAATTLRLVAITDHDSLDGIAEAKRELANHPNLTLIPGIELSSDDGASEVHVLGYHLDENDPELHEVLAAFHRNREGRGELMVARLNEMGFDITWERVVEISQGGVIARPHIARALMEKGYVSEMSEAFDKYIGRGMPAHIEREKMTPEEAVALIRRFGGVPVLAHPTFTVDPPALVASLAKAGLIGMEVYYKNYTPDVVADLKSLADRHNLLALGGSDYHASGQSDEVPPGQVGPPEENGQRLLQMGPR
- a CDS encoding DUF2191 domain-containing protein gives rise to the protein MRTTINIDNDIADALKEQARLQDRPFKQVVNDALRRGLSQAVEEERPVFRVKPLPGGFQPGIDPLKLNQLNEELQTQEFIEKNSK
- the lepA gene encoding translation elongation factor 4, with protein sequence MDTAHIRNFCIIAHIDHGKSTLADRLLEHTGTVDPRQMQAQFLDTMDLERERGITIKGKAVRMRHTHSDGVEYQLNLIDTPGHVDFGYEVSRALAACEGALLVVDASQGAQAQTLANAYLALGHDLHIIPVINKIDLPSAEPERVAEEMVQVFGFEREELVYCSAKDGTGVEDLLAAVVERVPPPVEEEDAPLRALIFDSEYDSYKGVIGYVRVVDGKVKRGDRIRMLGAQTVTEAVEVGVFRPELTAVDELGAGQVGYIATGFKNVGDSRVGDTVALDERSNVAPLPGYEPQKLMVFAGLYPSDGESFEHLREALQKLQLNDAALNYEPESSPALGFGFRCGFLGPLHMEIVQERLEREYGLDLIATSPGVAYRVVMPNGEEITVANPSMMPAPGQYMEAQEPWLEMTIITPSRYVGAMMELFTGNRGTFKSMEYIAAAMPTADGGNPMYDARVLLQFELPLAELLAEFYDRIKSRSQGYASLDYTFIGYRAGPLVKLDIMLNSKPVDALCFIVHRDHAYVAGRALVDELRRLIPRQLYEVAVQAAVGSRIIARETVRAMRKNVLAKCYGGDVTRKRKLLEKQAEGKKRMKMVGQVEVPQEAFLALLKLDKR
- a CDS encoding VOC family protein; translated protein: MLSLDHTIVPSKDKIAGVQFMSKMLGVEYTGQWGHFAPLKINDTLSFDWDNKDEFDARHYALLASDEEFDAILARVQAEGIAYGSGPRSHDDMEINHRHTGRGFYFQDLDKHLWEVITHTYVDDPGPAR
- a CDS encoding SDR family NAD(P)-dependent oxidoreductase, encoding MSVEGKVVVITGGARGMGREIVRGFIQEGARVVATDVSWVPSGYSNDTEDFYAEIKDNPNVLAATMDITSQAHVDLAYKQTIDKFGTVDVLICNGGTRQRDLYLETHGSITVLETEVADWQRMFDTHVFGNLRVIKRFIEPMIEKGRGSIITSASGQILNAHPAATDDPNARPGLRFGLSREGPYQPAKMALGAMCLYLAEELRGTNIAVNVLLPGHTATTGSDEQEKVRNEIRQRLSPTGAAFIPRRVRADNVVPLALHLAEQDAEGITGRWIAAMDWNQENGYGGFETWGVAEDIAALQAAGRM
- a CDS encoding GYD domain-containing protein, giving the protein MASYILLLTLTPEGREKMMRDPGSVHEAQDAIRVPQTYVLGQYAVLGSYDFIYIVEAPDNDAVARFSLELGVMAGVHVVTMPAIPLARFESTRRPEDGDALEQLDLTLPGQGVI